In Canis aureus isolate CA01 chromosome 12, VMU_Caureus_v.1.0, whole genome shotgun sequence, a genomic segment contains:
- the PLEKHO1 gene encoding pleckstrin homology domain-containing family O member 1 isoform X2, translating into MAVASTSTSDGMLTLDLIQEEEPSPEERTSCADSFRVDLDKSAAQLAGSRRRADSDHVQPSSERAGGLPRSWEKPDKGATYTPQAPKKLTPTEKGRCASLEEILSRRDAVPPCTNPLRPQDPPTLLPPHPAQLSRIQDLVARKLEKTQELLAEVQGLGDGKRKAKDPPWSPPDSESEQLLLETERLLGEASSNWSQAKRVLQEVRELRDLYRQMDLHSPDSHLRPAAQHSQYRKSLM; encoded by the exons ATGGCCGTG gcctccacctCTACCTCGGATGGGATGCTGACCTTGGACTTGATCCAGGAGGAGGAGCCTTCCCCTGAGGAGCGCACCTCCTGCGCCGACAGCTTCAGGGTGGACCTGGACAAGTCAGCGGCCCAGCTAGCCGGCAGCCGGCGGAGAGCAGACTCGGACCACGTCCAGCCCTCCTCAGAGCGGGCCGGCGGCCTTCCCCGGTCTTGGGAGAAGCCGGACAAAGGGGCCACCTATACCCCTCAGGCACCCAAGAAGCTGACCCCTACAGAGAAAGGCCGCTGTGCCTCCCTGGAGGAGATCCTGTCCCGGCGGGACGCTGTCCCCCCCTGCACCAACCCGCTGCGGCCCCaggacccccccaccctccttccgCCCCACCCGGCCCAGCTGTCCCGGATCCAGGACCTGGTAGCCAGGAAACTGGAAAAGACTCAGGAGCTGCTGGCAGAGGTTCAGGGCCTGGGAGACGGGAAGCGGAAGGCCAAGGACCCCCCTTGGTCTCCCCCTGATTCCGAGTCGGAACAGCTGCTGCTAGAGACAGAGCGGCTGCTGGGAGAGGCGTCGTCGAACTGGAGCCAGGCGAAGAGGGTGCTGCAGGAGGTCCGGGAGCTGAGGGACCTGTACAGACAGATGGACCTGCACAGCCCCGACTCCCACCTCAGACCAGCTGCTCAGCACAGTCAGTACCGCAAGAGCCTCATGTGA